A window of Apium graveolens cultivar Ventura chromosome 8, ASM990537v1, whole genome shotgun sequence contains these coding sequences:
- the LOC141679803 gene encoding uncharacterized protein LOC141679803, producing MEKAFELAKVKDKKKAQYASSYLKDEASYWWESTKALLEGESISWQKFMELFLEKYLPSYMQDQLEMRFLDLKQENMTVVEYEVKFSELARFVPKYVNTEAKKAKRFQQGLKPWIRNQVALLEIRTYDVVLANHNTKIECKIKKVKLRTKDGTEVIFKGKKQDKKFLTTIQTRILLRQGCEAYLAHVKDVEKESHRIEDIHMVKEFLDVFPDELPGLPTDREIEFMIDLAPGTEPVSKAPYRMEVQFLGHIVNSEGIKVDLAKIEAVMNWERPKTPTKVRSFLGLAGYYRRFVQDFSKIAVPLIKLTRKNEKLVWTDKCEESFQELKKRLVSTPVLVLPDEKGEFVIYSDASYKGLGCVLMQHGKVIAYASR from the exons ATGGAGAAAGCCTTTGAGTTAGCAAAAGTCAAGGACAAAAAGAAGGCGCAGTATGCAAGTTCTTACCTTAAGGATGAGGCTAGTTACTGGTGGGAATCTACTAAGGCATTACTAGAAGGAGAATCCATTTCTTGGCAGAAGTTTATGGAGTTGTTCCTAGAGAAGTATTTACCAAGTTACATGCAAGATCAGTTAGAGATGAGGTTTTTGGATTTAAAGCAAGAAAATATGACGGTAGTAGAGTATGAAGTGAAGTTTTcagagttagcaaggttcgtgcctAAATATGTGAATACAGAAgcgaagaaagctaaaagatttcaacaaggacttaagccatggattcgTAATCAAGTGGCTCTTCTTGAGATAAGGACTTATGATGTTGtg TTAGCAAACCACAATACGAAGATCGAGTGTAAAATCAAAAAAGTGAAATTGAGGACCAAGGATGGAACTGAGGTGATATTTAAAGGGAAGAAGCAAGATAAGAAGTTTTTAACGACAATTCAGACAAGAATATtgttacgacaaggatgcgaagcttatttggctcaCGTAAAGGATGTAGAGAAGGAATCCCATAGGATTGAGGACATCCATATGGTTAAAGAGTTTCTTGATGTATTTCccgatgaattacctggactacctacagatcgagaaattgaattcaTGATTGATTTGGCTCCAGGAAccgaaccagtttcgaaagctccttATCGAATG gaagttcagtttcttggacataTAGTCAATAGTGAAGGTATCAAAGTGGATCTTGCGAAGATTGAGgctgttatgaattgggaaagaccaaagactccaACGAAAGTGAGAAGCTTTTTGGGACTAGctggatattatcgacgattcgttcaagatttttctaaaattgCAGTTCCACTAATAAAGTTGACAAGGAAAAATGAAAAGCTTGTTTGGAcagataagtgtgaagaaagctttcaagaactaaagaaaaggttAGTTTCTACACCAGTATTGGTTCTGCCTGATGAGAAAGGCGAATTTGTAATATATAgcgatgcttcatataaaggattAGGTTGCGTGTTAATGCAGCATGGAAAGGTGATAGCATATGCTTCACGATAG